One part of the Arachidicoccus terrestris genome encodes these proteins:
- a CDS encoding magnesium chelatase, producing MDIQKIKNLGQLKKSGYQPLSIKEEIRKNLIHRIQNNGPRFQGILGYDSTVLKDIETAVLSRHNILLLGLRGQAKTRIARQMVDLLDEYMPIIEGSEVNDDPFAPVSKFGRQLVEKMGDQTPIQWLHKSDRFGEKLATPDVSVADLIGDIDPIKAANLRLSFSDEEVIHYGIIPRCNRSIFVINELPDLQARIQVALFNILQEGDIQIRGFKLRLNLDILFVFTANPEDYTSRGSIVTPLKDRIESQILTHYPKDLNTALQITEQQAAILEEQKLKVLIPDLVKKIVEQIAFEARKSEYVDRKSGVSARLTIAAFENLVSSAERRALINREKQTSIWISDLMGTIPAITGKIELVYEGEQEGPFQVALHLLEKAIRSQFVLYFPVPAKRSPTGKSSMEGRELNPYRQVISWFDQGGNLDILTDMKDKDRQKQLKQVSGLSEIVSQHYPALSSSEHTLMMEFVLHGLSAYSLISKKVVEGQIHFNDLIGSMMDFDDEDQ from the coding sequence ATGGATATTCAAAAAATTAAGAACCTGGGGCAGTTAAAAAAATCCGGCTATCAGCCCCTTTCCATTAAAGAAGAGATCAGGAAAAATCTAATTCACCGAATCCAAAATAATGGACCCCGGTTTCAGGGAATCCTGGGATATGATTCAACTGTATTAAAGGACATTGAAACAGCCGTTTTAAGCCGTCATAATATATTGCTTCTCGGACTTCGCGGTCAGGCCAAAACCAGAATCGCACGACAGATGGTTGATCTGTTGGATGAATATATGCCTATTATCGAAGGCAGTGAGGTCAATGATGATCCTTTTGCCCCTGTCAGCAAATTTGGGCGGCAGTTAGTTGAGAAAATGGGCGATCAGACTCCTATACAGTGGTTGCATAAGTCAGACAGGTTTGGCGAAAAGCTTGCCACACCGGACGTCAGCGTTGCGGATCTAATAGGCGATATTGACCCGATTAAGGCCGCTAATCTAAGGCTCAGCTTTTCAGATGAGGAAGTTATTCATTATGGGATTATCCCAAGATGCAATCGTAGTATATTCGTAATCAATGAGTTACCCGACCTTCAGGCTAGAATACAAGTTGCTTTATTTAATATTTTGCAGGAAGGAGATATTCAGATACGAGGGTTCAAATTACGACTCAATCTGGATATTTTATTTGTGTTTACGGCCAATCCCGAAGATTATACCAGCCGGGGGAGCATTGTAACACCTTTAAAGGATCGAATTGAAAGCCAAATACTTACACATTATCCAAAAGACCTAAATACAGCATTACAAATTACGGAACAGCAGGCCGCTATACTGGAAGAACAAAAATTAAAAGTCCTCATACCGGACCTGGTCAAAAAGATAGTGGAGCAAATTGCTTTTGAAGCCAGAAAAAGCGAATATGTAGACAGGAAAAGCGGCGTCAGTGCCCGCCTGACGATAGCGGCTTTTGAAAACCTGGTCAGTAGCGCAGAAAGAAGAGCATTGATCAATCGGGAGAAGCAGACCTCTATCTGGATCAGTGACTTAATGGGCACTATTCCGGCTATTACCGGAAAAATTGAACTGGTGTACGAAGGAGAACAGGAAGGCCCGTTTCAGGTCGCCCTCCACCTATTGGAAAAGGCCATTCGAAGCCAGTTTGTTTTGTACTTTCCAGTACCTGCCAAAAGGAGTCCGACCGGCAAATCATCTATGGAAGGAAGGGAATTGAATCCCTACCGGCAAGTCATCTCTTGGTTTGATCAAGGCGGTAACCTGGATATCCTGACAGATATGAAAGATAAGGACCGGCAAAAACAACTAAAGCAGGTCTCTGGTCTGTCGGAAATCGTCAGTCAGCACTACCCGGCACTATCATCCTCAGAGCACACGCTGATGATGGAATTCGTTTTACATGGCTTGTCTGCCTACTCGCTGATCAGCAAGAAAGTGGTAGAAGGGCAGATCCATTTTAATGATCTTATTGGCAGTATGATGGATTTTGATGACGAGGATCAGTAG
- a CDS encoding NDR1/HIN1-like protein — translation MKKIASILLFGLVIWGCKKPSGIEFRGIKNIKLIDFSGDTATVFGTLTFFNPNKYSIQLKKIDADVFANRQLITHYNLDTSLTIPADTTFTFGTSLRFDRNKIFNNIADAFFKKEVLLEVKGKTKVGRSGIFVQVPFDVSTKQSIRF, via the coding sequence ATGAAAAAAATCGCTTCTATCCTACTCTTTGGCCTCGTAATTTGGGGCTGCAAAAAACCATCCGGCATCGAATTCCGGGGCATCAAGAACATTAAATTGATAGATTTTTCCGGGGACACCGCAACGGTTTTTGGTACCCTGACATTTTTCAATCCGAACAAATATTCGATCCAGCTCAAAAAAATCGATGCCGATGTTTTCGCAAACCGCCAACTGATAACACATTATAATCTGGACACATCTTTAACTATTCCCGCAGATACAACATTTACTTTTGGGACAAGCCTCAGATTTGATCGTAATAAAATTTTTAATAATATAGCGGATGCTTTTTTTAAAAAGGAGGTTCTATTAGAGGTGAAGGGCAAAACCAAGGTGGGGCGTTCGGGGATTTTTGTGCAGGTCCCTTTTGATGTTTCTACAAAACAATCGATCCGGTTTTGA
- a CDS encoding WbqC family protein, giving the protein MLNEMNEITIYTVDNQFLPNINWFKISIKGEYINFSLFERWKKMSFGNRCTLSGGNGPVNLSIPLEKGRDQKSLFRDIKISYLDNWQVKFWRTIISCYNRSPFFEYYGDGFREILFKKHSFLQDLNIEMIYLCLNYLSINKEVMMVSDDNLPHIDSRKHYLTPKTYHEDPDPVIYHQMFIDRFGFQANLSILDLLFMEGPEAHYLLNK; this is encoded by the coding sequence ATGCTCAATGAAATGAATGAAATAACAATTTATACTGTTGATAATCAGTTTCTACCAAATATTAATTGGTTTAAAATTTCAATTAAAGGAGAATATATAAATTTTAGTTTATTTGAAAGGTGGAAAAAAATGAGTTTTGGTAACCGTTGTACCCTATCCGGAGGCAATGGCCCGGTAAATCTTTCCATTCCCCTGGAAAAAGGGCGGGATCAAAAATCATTATTTCGGGATATTAAAATTTCTTATTTAGATAATTGGCAAGTTAAATTTTGGAGAACCATAATTTCATGCTATAACCGCTCACCTTTTTTTGAGTATTATGGTGATGGATTCCGGGAAATCTTATTTAAGAAGCACAGTTTCCTGCAAGACCTGAATATAGAAATGATTTATTTATGTTTGAACTATCTGAGTATAAATAAAGAAGTTATGATGGTTAGTGACGATAATTTACCCCATATTGACAGTAGGAAGCATTACCTGACCCCTAAAACATATCACGAAGATCCTGATCCCGTTATCTACCATCAAATGTTCATAGACAGGTTTGGCTTTCAAGCAAATTTGAGCATCTTGGACTTGCTATTCATGGAGGGTCCTGAAGCTCATTATTTATTAAATAAATAG
- a CDS encoding glycoside hydrolase family 125 protein, protein MHRRKFLQQSAMAGAGVMVAKSGFSRLTKFEDFPVVRVPVGQRKFRSDAVEALITEVNQKIGNKEIAWLFNNCFPNTLDTTVDYSLIGGKPDTFVITGDIDAMWLRDSTAQVSPYLPLCKKDKNLHKMIEGVIRRQNKCIIIDPYANAFYKDGSKVSEWKKTDHTDMKPGVHERKWEIDSLCYPIRLAYHYWKETGDTAPFDEHWKEAMALVVKTFKEQQRLEGQGPYSFTRETSFATDSLPLGGYGYPGKPNGLICSMFRPSDDATIFPYLIPSNFFAVKSLGQLAEMCEQIGKDPEKAKEARELAKEVYVALQQVTVMHPKYGKIYPFEVNGYGSINLMDDANVPSILGMPYLEAVFPNDATYLNSRRFILSEDNPFFFKGTVAEGVGSPHTGLNMIWHIGISMRGLTSTDVKEMAECLEMLRSSHAGTGFMHESFDPSAPIKFTRKWFAWSNTLFGEFIWKMYREHPDLLKAPAPAVAATPPSKQKSRWKIF, encoded by the coding sequence ATGCATCGTAGAAAATTTTTACAACAATCTGCTATGGCGGGCGCAGGTGTGATGGTGGCAAAATCCGGCTTTTCCCGATTAACAAAATTTGAGGATTTTCCGGTAGTGAGGGTTCCGGTAGGACAACGGAAATTTAGAAGTGATGCGGTAGAAGCTCTGATCACGGAGGTGAATCAGAAAATAGGTAACAAGGAAATTGCGTGGCTCTTTAATAATTGTTTTCCCAATACTTTAGATACGACCGTCGACTATTCTTTGATCGGTGGTAAACCAGATACGTTTGTTATTACCGGTGATATTGATGCGATGTGGTTGCGGGACAGCACTGCGCAGGTTTCTCCCTATTTACCTTTATGTAAGAAGGATAAGAATCTGCATAAAATGATTGAGGGCGTCATTCGAAGACAGAATAAATGTATTATTATTGATCCATATGCCAATGCCTTTTATAAGGATGGGTCTAAAGTCAGCGAATGGAAAAAGACAGACCATACGGACATGAAGCCGGGCGTTCATGAACGAAAATGGGAAATCGACAGTCTTTGTTATCCCATCCGTTTGGCCTATCATTATTGGAAAGAGACCGGTGATACAGCCCCTTTTGATGAGCACTGGAAAGAGGCCATGGCACTGGTGGTAAAAACATTTAAAGAGCAACAACGCCTGGAAGGCCAGGGGCCCTATAGTTTTACCAGGGAAACTTCCTTTGCTACTGACTCATTACCACTTGGTGGGTACGGGTATCCGGGCAAACCCAATGGGCTTATCTGTTCTATGTTCCGGCCGAGTGATGATGCGACCATATTCCCTTATCTGATTCCCAGTAATTTCTTTGCCGTTAAATCGCTTGGTCAGCTTGCAGAGATGTGCGAGCAAATTGGCAAAGATCCCGAAAAAGCGAAGGAAGCCAGAGAGTTGGCCAAAGAGGTATATGTAGCATTACAACAGGTTACGGTTATGCATCCTAAATATGGTAAGATCTATCCGTTTGAGGTAAATGGTTATGGCAGTATCAATTTGATGGACGATGCGAATGTGCCTTCTATTTTGGGTATGCCTTATTTGGAAGCTGTATTTCCGAATGATGCTACCTATCTTAATTCACGCCGCTTTATTTTATCGGAAGATAATCCATTCTTTTTCAAAGGTACAGTTGCAGAGGGAGTTGGCAGCCCGCATACTGGTCTGAACATGATCTGGCATATCGGTATTTCCATGCGGGGACTAACCTCTACAGATGTGAAGGAAATGGCAGAATGTCTGGAAATGCTGAGGTCTAGCCATGCAGGAACCGGGTTTATGCATGAGTCCTTTGATCCAAGCGCGCCGATCAAGTTTACAAGGAAGTGGTTTGCCTGGTCCAACACACTTTTCGGTGAATTTATATGGAAGATGTACAGAGAACATCCAGATCTTCTAAAGGCACCGGCACCAGCTGTTGCTGCAACACCGCCCAGCAAACAAAAAAGCCGCTGGAAAATATTTTAA
- a CDS encoding LysR family transcriptional regulator has protein sequence MLDFRLRVFHVVAHLLSFTKAAEELSISQPAVTKNIKELESQLGIRLFDRKAGKVALTSAGRTVLNTAERIQALYRQLEFDLNILKNQFGGILKLGASTTAGQYVLPEILARFHRSFPEVKLAMHSANTETIEQAILQHEIMMGVVEGKKHQPLLSYTPFIQDEIVAITHKDSKYGGYNQVSLEELIAMPVVCREKGSGSLEVLEAALQERNLSLSDLQVEMMLGSTEAIKSFLENYDCIGFVSIAAVAGPVSRGEFKIIEIPEMEILREFYFVHPLGVASGLAASFMDFARHAYNHRL, from the coding sequence ATGCTGGATTTTAGATTACGGGTGTTTCATGTAGTGGCCCATTTGTTGAGTTTTACCAAAGCAGCTGAGGAGCTTTCTATCAGTCAGCCCGCCGTTACAAAGAATATTAAGGAGCTGGAAAGCCAATTGGGCATCCGGCTTTTTGATAGAAAAGCCGGTAAAGTTGCACTTACTTCAGCCGGCCGTACGGTATTGAATACAGCAGAACGTATCCAGGCGCTCTACCGTCAACTGGAATTTGATTTGAATATTCTGAAAAATCAATTTGGAGGGATATTAAAGCTTGGTGCCAGTACTACGGCAGGTCAATATGTCTTGCCCGAGATACTTGCGAGGTTTCACCGATCATTCCCGGAGGTGAAACTGGCCATGCACAGTGCCAATACTGAAACTATTGAACAGGCAATCCTGCAGCATGAAATTATGATGGGCGTCGTGGAGGGTAAAAAACATCAGCCTTTACTAAGTTATACGCCTTTTATCCAGGATGAGATAGTAGCCATTACCCACAAAGACAGTAAATATGGCGGATACAATCAGGTATCGCTGGAAGAACTTATTGCGATGCCGGTTGTTTGTCGCGAAAAAGGGTCCGGTAGTCTGGAAGTATTGGAAGCTGCCCTGCAGGAAAGGAATCTGAGTTTATCTGACCTACAGGTGGAAATGATGCTGGGTAGCACAGAAGCGATCAAATCTTTTTTAGAAAATTATGATTGCATCGGTTTTGTTTCGATTGCGGCTGTAGCCGGTCCGGTTAGCAGGGGAGAGTTCAAGATTATTGAAATCCCTGAAATGGAAATTCTGCGGGAGTTTTATTTCGTACATCCCTTAGGCGTTGCCTCTGGTTTAGCGGCGTCTTTTATGGATTTTGCGCGGCATGCCTATAACCATAGGTTATAA
- a CDS encoding YeiH family protein, producing MMKITAKKDRRKRGKNVLFLLMMVACMTPWVGAASALFLGILMAWLGVLPLEKYSGILIRYFLQIAVVGLGFGINLQQALRAGKEGFWLTVCSVFITLSFGIFLGKKIRLSFHSTLLIAAGTAICGGSAIAALAPLLAAKKEDISVSLGIIFLLNAVALLIFPWLGNAFQLSQHQFGLWSAIAIQDTSSVVAAAASYGNTALKIATTVKLERALWIIPVSVVCMALLKKEHRRNKSGGSEQINGDKPRIRIPWFIVLFLITIVLSSYLPWVHAAGKVVLPVSKKLLSLTLFFIGTGFTKEAVRKVGFRPLLLGLILWGFIGILSLAFLFFQA from the coding sequence ATGATGAAGATAACAGCAAAAAAAGATCGGAGGAAAAGGGGAAAAAATGTATTGTTTTTATTGATGATGGTCGCTTGTATGACGCCTTGGGTGGGGGCGGCATCGGCTCTATTTTTAGGTATTCTTATGGCCTGGCTGGGCGTTCTGCCCTTAGAAAAATACAGTGGTATACTGATCCGGTATTTTTTGCAGATCGCTGTTGTGGGCCTGGGATTTGGGATCAATTTGCAACAGGCGCTCCGCGCGGGCAAAGAAGGGTTTTGGCTTACGGTCTGTTCGGTGTTTATAACGCTCAGCTTCGGGATTTTCCTTGGTAAAAAAATCCGGCTGTCCTTCCATAGCACATTATTGATCGCTGCAGGGACCGCCATTTGTGGAGGAAGTGCCATTGCGGCTCTCGCGCCACTACTCGCTGCAAAAAAAGAAGATATTTCTGTTTCTTTGGGAATCATATTTTTACTGAATGCAGTAGCGCTTCTTATTTTTCCGTGGTTGGGTAATGCATTCCAGTTGAGTCAGCACCAATTTGGGCTTTGGTCGGCTATTGCCATTCAGGATACCAGTTCTGTGGTCGCCGCCGCAGCAAGTTACGGTAATACAGCACTGAAAATTGCCACCACTGTAAAACTGGAAAGGGCCCTTTGGATCATACCGGTCTCAGTTGTCTGTATGGCTCTTCTAAAAAAAGAACATAGAAGAAATAAAAGTGGCGGTTCAGAACAGATAAATGGCGATAAGCCGCGGATCCGTATTCCCTGGTTTATAGTGTTGTTTTTGATCACAATCGTGTTATCTTCCTATCTTCCGTGGGTACATGCCGCAGGAAAAGTGGTGTTACCTGTTTCTAAAAAGCTATTGTCTTTGACCCTGTTTTTTATTGGTACCGGATTTACTAAGGAGGCTGTCCGCAAAGTCGGGTTCAGACCGTTACTTCTGGGACTGATCTTATGGGGATTTATTGGAATCTTGTCTTTGGCCTTTTTATTTTTTCAGGCATAA
- a CDS encoding NAD(P)-dependent oxidoreductase — protein sequence MNTEKIGFIGLGNMGYPMAKNLEKAGFPLSVYNRTIQKTTGFRENSTVYESISGVVTNADILFTMLTNDLAVNQVYQEILEENIQGKLFVDLSTISPAKSLEINEKIKTKGGSFIDAPVAGSTGPATEGTLIIMVGGQQRDVQRAHPCLEKMGKQVEHLGGNGKGLAAKISINYFLGMLYEGLAETLLLSDSLGIERKAMLDIINQSASGSGATKVKTPILLNNDFKPAFALDLMLKDLLLARDAGADFPVGKIAIETYQKAHDVGYGKEDVMGVINYLKKT from the coding sequence ATGAATACAGAAAAAATTGGGTTTATAGGTTTAGGAAACATGGGATATCCGATGGCTAAAAATCTGGAAAAGGCCGGATTTCCTCTATCTGTCTATAACAGGACAATACAAAAAACGACCGGCTTCAGGGAAAATTCGACTGTCTATGAATCTATTTCGGGAGTAGTAACGAATGCGGATATCCTCTTCACCATGCTCACCAATGATCTAGCTGTCAATCAGGTCTATCAGGAAATTCTGGAAGAGAATATTCAAGGAAAACTATTTGTCGACCTAAGTACGATTTCCCCAGCCAAGTCTTTGGAAATTAATGAAAAAATAAAAACAAAAGGCGGTTCTTTTATAGATGCGCCTGTTGCAGGCAGTACCGGGCCGGCCACCGAAGGGACTTTGATCATTATGGTGGGCGGACAGCAAAGGGATGTTCAGCGTGCTCACCCTTGTCTTGAAAAAATGGGGAAGCAAGTAGAGCACCTGGGAGGTAACGGAAAGGGACTTGCCGCTAAGATCTCTATCAATTATTTTCTGGGCATGTTGTATGAGGGCCTGGCCGAAACCTTATTGCTTTCTGACAGTCTTGGAATAGAGAGAAAAGCGATGCTTGACATCATCAATCAGAGTGCCAGTGGCAGCGGAGCCACTAAAGTTAAAACGCCAATATTGCTGAATAATGATTTTAAACCGGCATTTGCCCTTGATCTTATGCTGAAAGATTTACTGCTTGCCAGAGACGCGGGTGCTGATTTTCCCGTTGGAAAAATAGCCATCGAAACCTACCAGAAAGCCCATGATGTTGGCTATGGCAAAGAAGACGTTATGGGTGTTATCAATTATCTTAAGAAAACATGA
- a CDS encoding MarR family winged helix-turn-helix transcriptional regulator — protein MASLYHDLGFLILGSRLRRMSEYFLAEVNKVYQELDLPFEAGWFPLFFILAREQQVSIRQAADELMTSHSAISQLVAKLKERELITSFESSEDRRVQLIGLSEKGIQLKNRLQPVWESISNSMEEMETTYPDVAHFLPAVARLEQHFESQPLSGIIMDRVQQDTRALNGVNNGEKPRKV, from the coding sequence ATGGCATCATTATATCATGATCTTGGATTTTTAATTCTGGGAAGCCGGCTTCGAAGAATGAGTGAGTATTTTCTGGCAGAGGTTAATAAAGTTTACCAGGAATTAGACCTTCCGTTTGAGGCAGGCTGGTTCCCGCTGTTTTTTATTCTGGCGAGGGAACAACAAGTCAGTATCAGACAGGCGGCGGATGAGTTAATGACTTCCCATTCTGCCATCAGTCAGCTCGTTGCTAAATTAAAAGAAAGAGAATTGATTACGTCTTTTGAATCCAGTGAAGACCGAAGGGTCCAGTTAATCGGGCTAAGCGAAAAAGGTATACAGTTAAAGAATAGATTACAGCCTGTATGGGAAAGTATATCAAATAGTATGGAAGAAATGGAAACGACGTATCCGGACGTCGCCCATTTTTTGCCTGCGGTGGCACGTCTGGAGCAGCATTTTGAATCCCAGCCGCTATCGGGCATCATCATGGACCGGGTGCAACAGGATACCAGAGCACTGAACGGAGTGAACAATGGAGAGAAGCCGCGGAAAGTATAG
- the hutH gene encoding histidine ammonia-lyase encodes MQIFEYGKDQLTVGLAVDLSLGKIKGQLPLSVVERIQQSSGWVQEIVEQQAVVYGINTGFGPLCDTLISAAETRTLQHNLLKSHSVGVGDPIAPVIAKLMLILKLHALCQGYSGIQLDTVRRILAMIEANIIPVVPAQGSVGASGDLAPLAHLFLPLIGEGEVYFKDNRLPAREALQQSGLAPLELSAKEGLALINGTQFIAAHSVWGLYQWYNCLESADIIGALSLDGLMGSVKPFDPRLHAIRPFAGNQLVAARLSALLADSDIHSAHLNCNRVQDPYSLRCMPQVHGASRTAFQHLKELTHIEINSVTDNPIILGALDTISGGNFHGEPLAIALDYGTVAAHELGSISERRSYLIIEGRYGLPKLLIQDAGLNSGFMIPQYTAAALVSENKSLCFPASADSIPTSLGQEDHVSMGSIGSRKMLRVIENLKNILAVELLYGAQAVDFRRPLRSSRPLEAVHDLVRAVVPFADKDRVFGNDIKTLHDLIDARQIIACVADKSPELSQLYTIQEVNTHNYATFGIYQ; translated from the coding sequence ATGCAGATATTTGAATATGGGAAGGATCAGTTAACAGTGGGACTGGCCGTAGATCTGAGTCTGGGGAAAATAAAAGGGCAATTACCTTTATCAGTAGTAGAGCGAATTCAACAGAGTAGCGGATGGGTTCAGGAAATTGTAGAACAGCAGGCGGTAGTCTATGGTATAAATACAGGGTTCGGCCCACTGTGTGATACACTGATCTCCGCTGCGGAGACCAGAACCTTACAGCATAATTTGCTTAAGAGCCACAGTGTAGGGGTGGGAGACCCGATAGCGCCTGTTATTGCTAAATTAATGTTGATTTTAAAACTGCACGCTTTATGTCAGGGATACTCAGGAATTCAGTTAGATACAGTCAGGCGCATCCTGGCCATGATAGAAGCGAATATTATTCCGGTCGTGCCCGCGCAAGGATCTGTGGGAGCATCTGGAGACCTGGCCCCGTTGGCACATTTGTTTTTACCGTTAATTGGCGAAGGCGAAGTCTACTTTAAAGATAATCGCCTACCGGCCCGGGAGGCATTGCAACAGTCGGGACTTGCACCGTTGGAACTCAGTGCGAAGGAAGGGCTGGCACTTATTAATGGCACTCAGTTTATTGCTGCACATAGTGTCTGGGGGCTTTATCAGTGGTATAACTGTCTTGAATCTGCAGATATTATCGGCGCGCTCTCTCTGGATGGACTGATGGGATCGGTGAAACCATTTGATCCCCGGCTTCACGCGATCCGTCCTTTTGCCGGAAACCAACTGGTAGCCGCCCGTTTAAGCGCTTTATTAGCAGATTCGGATATTCATAGCGCCCATCTGAATTGCAACCGGGTACAGGATCCTTACTCACTGCGCTGTATGCCACAAGTGCACGGAGCATCCAGAACGGCTTTTCAGCATCTTAAAGAACTGACACATATCGAAATTAATTCAGTGACGGACAACCCGATCATCCTGGGGGCATTAGATACAATAAGCGGAGGTAATTTCCACGGAGAACCACTGGCAATAGCATTAGACTATGGTACTGTGGCTGCACATGAACTAGGCAGCATTTCCGAACGCAGAAGTTATTTAATTATTGAAGGGCGATATGGTTTACCGAAGCTGCTGATTCAGGATGCAGGATTGAATTCCGGATTTATGATCCCTCAGTATACAGCTGCGGCGCTTGTTTCAGAAAACAAGTCTTTGTGTTTTCCTGCCAGTGCAGACAGTATTCCCACATCGCTGGGTCAGGAGGACCATGTCTCGATGGGCTCCATCGGTTCCAGAAAAATGTTGCGGGTAATAGAGAATCTTAAAAATATCCTGGCAGTGGAACTGCTTTATGGTGCGCAGGCTGTTGATTTTAGGCGGCCTTTGAGAAGCTCCCGGCCTCTGGAAGCTGTTCACGATTTGGTCAGGGCGGTGGTACCCTTTGCGGACAAAGACCGTGTATTTGGCAATGATATTAAAACTTTACACGATCTGATTGATGCGCGGCAGATTATCGCCTGTGTTGCGGACAAATCGCCGGAACTCAGCCAATTATATACTATACAAGAAGTAAATACACATAACTATGCAACATTCGGAATTTATCAGTAA
- the hutU gene encoding urocanate hydratase has product MQHSEFISKYARHPHYSAPVGHILHAKSWQTEAPLRMLLNNLNAEVAENPDELVVYGGIGQAARNKEALEKIIELLLDLDEEHSLLIQSGKPVGIVRTHPEAPRVLLANSNLVPHWATWDHFNELRSKGLMMFGQMTAGSWIYIGTQGILQGTYETFVACGKKHFNGDLGGKLIVTAGLGGMGGAQPLAATMAGAVFLGADVDASRIQKRVDTRYIDKMTSDYEEAIRWVKAAQQAKEAVSIGLVMDAGNMLERLLADGIVPDILTDQTSAHDPINGYIPSGLSLEAAADLRKKNAGLYREKSLKSMARHVGLMLELMHKGAVTFDYGNNLRAFAREGGEDNAFDFPGFTPAFIRPLFCEGKGPFRWVALSGDPEDIYTTDQALIEAFPENTHLIHWLKMAREKVAFQGLPARICWLGLGEREQAGLIFNELVRKGKVKAPIVIGRDHLDCGSVASPYRETESMLDGSDAVSDWPLLNLMSNTAGGATWVSFHHGGGVGMGYSQHAGMVILADGTARAANCIKRVLFNDPAMGIYRHHDAGYATATKFAEKFDIDL; this is encoded by the coding sequence ATGCAACATTCGGAATTTATCAGTAAATATGCGCGCCATCCGCATTATAGTGCGCCTGTCGGTCATATTTTGCATGCCAAAAGTTGGCAAACAGAAGCACCCCTCAGGATGCTCCTCAATAACCTTAATGCTGAAGTGGCAGAGAATCCAGATGAACTGGTGGTTTATGGAGGTATCGGTCAGGCGGCCCGAAATAAGGAAGCCCTGGAGAAAATTATTGAATTACTGCTGGACCTGGACGAGGAACATTCCTTGCTTATTCAATCGGGTAAACCGGTAGGGATCGTTCGCACACACCCTGAAGCGCCACGGGTGTTACTGGCTAACAGCAATCTGGTCCCACATTGGGCCACCTGGGATCATTTTAATGAACTTAGAAGCAAAGGTCTGATGATGTTTGGCCAAATGACGGCGGGCAGCTGGATCTATATCGGCACGCAGGGAATTTTACAAGGCACTTATGAAACTTTCGTTGCCTGTGGGAAAAAACATTTCAATGGTGATCTGGGAGGGAAGCTCATCGTGACTGCCGGCCTCGGAGGTATGGGCGGCGCCCAGCCACTGGCAGCAACTATGGCCGGTGCGGTTTTTCTGGGTGCTGATGTCGATGCCTCCAGAATCCAAAAAAGAGTCGATACAAGATATATTGATAAAATGACCAGCGATTATGAGGAAGCAATCCGCTGGGTAAAAGCAGCACAACAAGCGAAAGAGGCCGTTTCTATCGGGCTGGTCATGGATGCGGGAAATATGTTGGAACGGCTTTTGGCAGATGGCATTGTCCCGGACATCTTAACTGATCAAACCTCCGCACATGATCCCATCAATGGATATATTCCCAGTGGTTTAAGCTTGGAAGCTGCTGCTGATTTACGTAAAAAAAATGCTGGATTATACAGGGAAAAATCACTTAAAAGTATGGCCAGGCATGTAGGGTTAATGCTTGAGTTAATGCATAAGGGAGCGGTCACCTTTGATTATGGTAATAATCTGAGAGCCTTTGCCAGGGAAGGCGGAGAAGACAATGCTTTTGATTTTCCAGGATTTACCCCCGCTTTTATCCGGCCACTTTTTTGCGAAGGCAAGGGACCGTTCAGATGGGTGGCACTTTCCGGGGACCCGGAAGATATCTACACGACCGATCAGGCGCTTATAGAGGCCTTTCCTGAAAACACGCATCTGATTCATTGGTTAAAAATGGCCCGGGAGAAAGTAGCTTTTCAGGGGCTGCCTGCCAGGATTTGCTGGTTAGGTCTGGGAGAGAGGGAGCAGGCAGGGCTTATCTTCAATGAACTCGTCCGGAAGGGTAAAGTTAAAGCGCCAATTGTGATAGGCAGGGATCATCTGGACTGCGGATCTGTGGCTTCTCCTTATAGAGAAACGGAATCTATGTTAGATGGCAGTGATGCCGTCTCCGACTGGCCATTGCTTAATTTGATGAGTAATACCGCAGGAGGAGCGACCTGGGTTTCTTTCCATCATGGAGGAGGTGTCGGAATGGGCTATTCTCAGCATGCAGGCATGGTTATACTGGCGGACGGAACAGCGCGCGCCGCCAATTGTATAAAAAGAGTGTTATTCAATGACCCGGCCATGGGGATCTATCGTCACCATGATGCCGGTTATGCAACAGCAACGAAATTTGCTGAGAAATTTGACATCGACCTATAA